One window from the genome of Lynx canadensis isolate LIC74 chromosome E3, mLynCan4.pri.v2, whole genome shotgun sequence encodes:
- the SRL gene encoding sarcalumenin isoform X1 — MRALVLLCCFVASLLLPGQTELQVSASGGTEDVGNLLENHFSAGDATLEEKERALYAEAAPREKTLLLHSPDGREAEGSEQTAAGAPAAAAAAAAATGPGSGPEASLSNASASKSAAPGDPAGPGQEEAGPPGGEDGPEEELGLGEGPGQEGVSGEAKGQTGSSMVPEEAKEVVGDHAEQGAAVGTAQLEGSGGIEVKEAHAPETQQEDSPGPDQEPKVPDGTLDLDTETEEGAEDHGEPTLTLASETGSAQSFEAGGTQEAQRPEAQAPGLTEEGLDVSSEEESGDNSGDEEGEGAVSEESEEDSGDGASSEEEEEEKEEEQEQEEQEEGGTLEEAGEPQEAAATASPGDEGTQLISEESNTGPEGDETEEPDEGPQEEVEDVSEEVPMRDRSHIEKTLMLNEDKPVDDYSVVLQRLRKIYHSSIKPLEQSYKYNELRQHEITDGEITSKPMVLFLGPWSVGKSTMINYLLGLENTRYQLYTGAEPTTSEFTVLMHGPKLKTIEGIVMAADSARSFSPLEKFGQNFLEKLIGIEVPHKLLERVTFVDTPGIIENRKQQERGYPFNDVCQWFIDRADLIFVVFDPTKLDVGLELEMLFRQLKGRESQIRIILNKADNLATQMLMRVYGALFWSLAPLINVTEPPRVYVSSFWPQDYKPDTYRDLFLKEEISLLEDLNQVIENRLENKIAFIRQHAIRVRIHALLVDRYLQTYKDKMTFFSDGELVFKDIVEDPDKFYIFKTILAKTNVSKFDLPNREAYKDFFGINPISSFKLLSQQCSYMGGCFLEKIERAITQELPSLLGSLGLGKNPSALNCDKTGCGETPKNRYKKH, encoded by the exons AACTGCAAGTTTCCGCCTCGGGTGGCACAGAAGATGTTGGCAATTTGTTGGAGAATCATTTCTCTGCTGGAGATGCAACTctagaggagaaggaaagggcgCTTTATGCGGAGGCCGCCCCTCGAGAGAAGACCCTACTCCTTCACTCCCCGGATGGCAGGGAGGCTGAGGGCTCGGAGCAGACAGCCGCCGGGGcccccgctgctgctgctgctgctgccgccgccaccGGCCCGGGCTCTGGTCCCGAAGCCAGCCTCTCCAATGCCTCAGCCTCAAAGTCAGCTGCCCCCGGGGACCCTGCGGGGCCTGGGCAGGAAGAAGCAGGCCCACCAGGAGGGGAGGATGGGCCTGAGGAAGAGCTGGGTTTGGGAGAGGGCCCAGGACAGGAGGGGGTTTCTGGGGAGGCCAAAGGACAGACTGGGAGTAGCATGGTCCCTGAAGAGGCCAAAGAAGTCGTAGGCGACCACGCCGAGCAGGGGGCAGCAGTAGGGACCGCACAGCTTGAAGGCTCGGGGGGCATAGAGGTCAAGGAGGCCCATGCCCCAGAGACACAGCAGGAGGACAGTCCAGGGCCTGATCAGGAGCCAAAGGTGCCAGACGGAACCTTGGACCTGGACACAGAAACTGAGGAGGGGGCCGAGGACCACGGGGAGCCCACCCTCACCCTGGCCTCGGAGACCGGCAGTGCACAGAGCTTTGAGGCGGGGGGCACCCAGGAGGCCCAGCGCCCTGAGGCCCAGGCACCAGGGCTAACTGAGGAGGGCCTGGATGTCTCCTCTGAAGAGGAGAGTGGTGACAACAGCGgagatgaggaaggagaaggcGCTGTGTCCGAAGAATCTGAGGAGGACAGTGGTGACGGGGCTAGttcagaagaagaggaggaagaaaaagaagaagaacaagaacaagaagaacaagaagaagggGGCACCCTGGAGGAAGCCGGGGAACCCCAGGAAGCAGCAGCAACCGCAAGCCCTGGGGACGAGGGGACCCAACTGATCTCAGAGGAATCAAATACAGGGCCCGAGGGGGACGAGACAGAGGAACCCGACGAGGGGCCTCAGG aAGAGGTGGAGGATGTGAGTGAAGAAGTCCCGATGAGGGACCGCTCCCACATCGAGAAAACTCTGATGCTGAATGAGGACAAGCCTGTTGATGATTACTCTG TGGTGCTGCAGCGGCTTCGGAAGATCTACCATTCGTCCATCAAGCCCTTGGAGCAGTCTTACAAATACAACGAGCTTCGGCAGCACGAGATCACAG ATGGGGAGATTACTTCCAAGCCAATGGTGCTGTTCCTGGGACCGTGGAGCGTTGGCAAATCCACCATGATAAACTACCTCCTTGGGTTGGAAAACACTCGCTACCAGCTCTATACAG GTGCTGAGCCCACCACCTCTGAGTTCACGGTCCTCATGCACGGGCCCAAGCTGAAAACCATCGAGGGTATTGTCATGGCTGCTGATAGCGCCCGGTCCTTCTCCCCCCTTGAGAAATTTGGCCAGAATTTCCTGGAGAAGCTGATTGGCATCGAGGTTCCCCACAAACTTCTGGAGCGGGTCACTTTTGTGGATACACCAGGCATCATCGAGAACCGCAAGCAGCAAGAAAGAG GTTACCCCTTCAACGACGTGTGCCAGTGGTTCATCGACAGGGCAGACCTCATCTTTGTTGTCTTTGACCCAACCAAGCTGGATGTGGGTCTGGAGCTGGAGATGCTCTTCCGCCAGCTGAAGGGGCGCGAGTCCCAGATAAGGATCATCCTGAACAAGGCCGACAACCTGGCCACACAGATGCTCATGCGGGTCTATGGGGCCCTCTTCTGGAGCTTGGCCCCGCTCATCAACGTCACAGAGCCCCCTCGGGTTTACGTCAGCTCCTTCTGGCCACAAGACTACAAGCCTGACACCTACCGGGACCTGTTCCTCAAGGAAGAGATCTCACTCCTGGAAGACCTGAACCAGGTGATCGAGAACAGGTTGGAGAACAAGATCGCCTTCATCCGCCAGCATGCCATCCGGGTCCGCATTCATGCCCTCCTGGTGGACCGCTATCTGCAGACTTACAAGGACAAAATGACCTTCTTCAGTGACGGAGAACTGGTCTTTAAGGACATTGTGGAAGACCCTGACAAATTCTACATCTTCAAGACCATCCTGGCAAAGACCAATGTCAGCAAGTTTGACCTTCCCAACCGCGAGGCCTATAAGGACTTCTTTGGCATCAACCCCATCTCCAGTTTCAAGCTGTTGTCTCAGCAGTGCTCCTACATGGGGGGCTGTTTTCTGGAGAAGATTGAGCGGGCCATCACACAGGAGCTCCCCAGCCTCCTGggaagcctggggctggggaagaaTCCCAGTGCTCTCAACTGTGACAAAACAGGGTGTGGCGAGACCCCAAAGAATCGCTATAAGAAACACTAG
- the SRL gene encoding sarcalumenin isoform X4 translates to MRALVLLCCFVASLLLPGQTEVEDVSEEVPMRDRSHIEKTLMLNEDKPVDDYSVVLQRLRKIYHSSIKPLEQSYKYNELRQHEITDGEITSKPMVLFLGPWSVGKSTMINYLLGLENTRYQLYTGAEPTTSEFTVLMHGPKLKTIEGIVMAADSARSFSPLEKFGQNFLEKLIGIEVPHKLLERVTFVDTPGIIENRKQQERGYPFNDVCQWFIDRADLIFVVFDPTKLDVGLELEMLFRQLKGRESQIRIILNKADNLATQMLMRVYGALFWSLAPLINVTEPPRVYVSSFWPQDYKPDTYRDLFLKEEISLLEDLNQVIENRLENKIAFIRQHAIRVRIHALLVDRYLQTYKDKMTFFSDGELVFKDIVEDPDKFYIFKTILAKTNVSKFDLPNREAYKDFFGINPISSFKLLSQQCSYMGGCFLEKIERAITQELPSLLGSLGLGKNPSALNCDKTGCGETPKNRYKKH, encoded by the exons AGGTGGAGGATGTGAGTGAAGAAGTCCCGATGAGGGACCGCTCCCACATCGAGAAAACTCTGATGCTGAATGAGGACAAGCCTGTTGATGATTACTCTG TGGTGCTGCAGCGGCTTCGGAAGATCTACCATTCGTCCATCAAGCCCTTGGAGCAGTCTTACAAATACAACGAGCTTCGGCAGCACGAGATCACAG ATGGGGAGATTACTTCCAAGCCAATGGTGCTGTTCCTGGGACCGTGGAGCGTTGGCAAATCCACCATGATAAACTACCTCCTTGGGTTGGAAAACACTCGCTACCAGCTCTATACAG GTGCTGAGCCCACCACCTCTGAGTTCACGGTCCTCATGCACGGGCCCAAGCTGAAAACCATCGAGGGTATTGTCATGGCTGCTGATAGCGCCCGGTCCTTCTCCCCCCTTGAGAAATTTGGCCAGAATTTCCTGGAGAAGCTGATTGGCATCGAGGTTCCCCACAAACTTCTGGAGCGGGTCACTTTTGTGGATACACCAGGCATCATCGAGAACCGCAAGCAGCAAGAAAGAG GTTACCCCTTCAACGACGTGTGCCAGTGGTTCATCGACAGGGCAGACCTCATCTTTGTTGTCTTTGACCCAACCAAGCTGGATGTGGGTCTGGAGCTGGAGATGCTCTTCCGCCAGCTGAAGGGGCGCGAGTCCCAGATAAGGATCATCCTGAACAAGGCCGACAACCTGGCCACACAGATGCTCATGCGGGTCTATGGGGCCCTCTTCTGGAGCTTGGCCCCGCTCATCAACGTCACAGAGCCCCCTCGGGTTTACGTCAGCTCCTTCTGGCCACAAGACTACAAGCCTGACACCTACCGGGACCTGTTCCTCAAGGAAGAGATCTCACTCCTGGAAGACCTGAACCAGGTGATCGAGAACAGGTTGGAGAACAAGATCGCCTTCATCCGCCAGCATGCCATCCGGGTCCGCATTCATGCCCTCCTGGTGGACCGCTATCTGCAGACTTACAAGGACAAAATGACCTTCTTCAGTGACGGAGAACTGGTCTTTAAGGACATTGTGGAAGACCCTGACAAATTCTACATCTTCAAGACCATCCTGGCAAAGACCAATGTCAGCAAGTTTGACCTTCCCAACCGCGAGGCCTATAAGGACTTCTTTGGCATCAACCCCATCTCCAGTTTCAAGCTGTTGTCTCAGCAGTGCTCCTACATGGGGGGCTGTTTTCTGGAGAAGATTGAGCGGGCCATCACACAGGAGCTCCCCAGCCTCCTGggaagcctggggctggggaagaaTCCCAGTGCTCTCAACTGTGACAAAACAGGGTGTGGCGAGACCCCAAAGAATCGCTATAAGAAACACTAG
- the SRL gene encoding sarcalumenin isoform X5 gives MRDRSHIEKTLMLNEDKPVDDYSVVLQRLRKIYHSSIKPLEQSYKYNELRQHEITDGEITSKPMVLFLGPWSVGKSTMINYLLGLENTRYQLYTGAEPTTSEFTVLMHGPKLKTIEGIVMAADSARSFSPLEKFGQNFLEKLIGIEVPHKLLERVTFVDTPGIIENRKQQERGYPFNDVCQWFIDRADLIFVVFDPTKLDVGLELEMLFRQLKGRESQIRIILNKADNLATQMLMRVYGALFWSLAPLINVTEPPRVYVSSFWPQDYKPDTYRDLFLKEEISLLEDLNQVIENRLENKIAFIRQHAIRVRIHALLVDRYLQTYKDKMTFFSDGELVFKDIVEDPDKFYIFKTILAKTNVSKFDLPNREAYKDFFGINPISSFKLLSQQCSYMGGCFLEKIERAITQELPSLLGSLGLGKNPSALNCDKTGCGETPKNRYKKH, from the exons ATGAGGGACCGCTCCCACATCGAGAAAACTCTGATGCTGAATGAGGACAAGCCTGTTGATGATTACTCTG TGGTGCTGCAGCGGCTTCGGAAGATCTACCATTCGTCCATCAAGCCCTTGGAGCAGTCTTACAAATACAACGAGCTTCGGCAGCACGAGATCACAG ATGGGGAGATTACTTCCAAGCCAATGGTGCTGTTCCTGGGACCGTGGAGCGTTGGCAAATCCACCATGATAAACTACCTCCTTGGGTTGGAAAACACTCGCTACCAGCTCTATACAG GTGCTGAGCCCACCACCTCTGAGTTCACGGTCCTCATGCACGGGCCCAAGCTGAAAACCATCGAGGGTATTGTCATGGCTGCTGATAGCGCCCGGTCCTTCTCCCCCCTTGAGAAATTTGGCCAGAATTTCCTGGAGAAGCTGATTGGCATCGAGGTTCCCCACAAACTTCTGGAGCGGGTCACTTTTGTGGATACACCAGGCATCATCGAGAACCGCAAGCAGCAAGAAAGAG GTTACCCCTTCAACGACGTGTGCCAGTGGTTCATCGACAGGGCAGACCTCATCTTTGTTGTCTTTGACCCAACCAAGCTGGATGTGGGTCTGGAGCTGGAGATGCTCTTCCGCCAGCTGAAGGGGCGCGAGTCCCAGATAAGGATCATCCTGAACAAGGCCGACAACCTGGCCACACAGATGCTCATGCGGGTCTATGGGGCCCTCTTCTGGAGCTTGGCCCCGCTCATCAACGTCACAGAGCCCCCTCGGGTTTACGTCAGCTCCTTCTGGCCACAAGACTACAAGCCTGACACCTACCGGGACCTGTTCCTCAAGGAAGAGATCTCACTCCTGGAAGACCTGAACCAGGTGATCGAGAACAGGTTGGAGAACAAGATCGCCTTCATCCGCCAGCATGCCATCCGGGTCCGCATTCATGCCCTCCTGGTGGACCGCTATCTGCAGACTTACAAGGACAAAATGACCTTCTTCAGTGACGGAGAACTGGTCTTTAAGGACATTGTGGAAGACCCTGACAAATTCTACATCTTCAAGACCATCCTGGCAAAGACCAATGTCAGCAAGTTTGACCTTCCCAACCGCGAGGCCTATAAGGACTTCTTTGGCATCAACCCCATCTCCAGTTTCAAGCTGTTGTCTCAGCAGTGCTCCTACATGGGGGGCTGTTTTCTGGAGAAGATTGAGCGGGCCATCACACAGGAGCTCCCCAGCCTCCTGggaagcctggggctggggaagaaTCCCAGTGCTCTCAACTGTGACAAAACAGGGTGTGGCGAGACCCCAAAGAATCGCTATAAGAAACACTAG
- the SRL gene encoding sarcalumenin isoform X3, with protein sequence MRALVLLCCFVASLLLPGQTEEVEDVSEEVPMRDRSHIEKTLMLNEDKPVDDYSVVLQRLRKIYHSSIKPLEQSYKYNELRQHEITDGEITSKPMVLFLGPWSVGKSTMINYLLGLENTRYQLYTGAEPTTSEFTVLMHGPKLKTIEGIVMAADSARSFSPLEKFGQNFLEKLIGIEVPHKLLERVTFVDTPGIIENRKQQERGYPFNDVCQWFIDRADLIFVVFDPTKLDVGLELEMLFRQLKGRESQIRIILNKADNLATQMLMRVYGALFWSLAPLINVTEPPRVYVSSFWPQDYKPDTYRDLFLKEEISLLEDLNQVIENRLENKIAFIRQHAIRVRIHALLVDRYLQTYKDKMTFFSDGELVFKDIVEDPDKFYIFKTILAKTNVSKFDLPNREAYKDFFGINPISSFKLLSQQCSYMGGCFLEKIERAITQELPSLLGSLGLGKNPSALNCDKTGCGETPKNRYKKH encoded by the exons aAGAGGTGGAGGATGTGAGTGAAGAAGTCCCGATGAGGGACCGCTCCCACATCGAGAAAACTCTGATGCTGAATGAGGACAAGCCTGTTGATGATTACTCTG TGGTGCTGCAGCGGCTTCGGAAGATCTACCATTCGTCCATCAAGCCCTTGGAGCAGTCTTACAAATACAACGAGCTTCGGCAGCACGAGATCACAG ATGGGGAGATTACTTCCAAGCCAATGGTGCTGTTCCTGGGACCGTGGAGCGTTGGCAAATCCACCATGATAAACTACCTCCTTGGGTTGGAAAACACTCGCTACCAGCTCTATACAG GTGCTGAGCCCACCACCTCTGAGTTCACGGTCCTCATGCACGGGCCCAAGCTGAAAACCATCGAGGGTATTGTCATGGCTGCTGATAGCGCCCGGTCCTTCTCCCCCCTTGAGAAATTTGGCCAGAATTTCCTGGAGAAGCTGATTGGCATCGAGGTTCCCCACAAACTTCTGGAGCGGGTCACTTTTGTGGATACACCAGGCATCATCGAGAACCGCAAGCAGCAAGAAAGAG GTTACCCCTTCAACGACGTGTGCCAGTGGTTCATCGACAGGGCAGACCTCATCTTTGTTGTCTTTGACCCAACCAAGCTGGATGTGGGTCTGGAGCTGGAGATGCTCTTCCGCCAGCTGAAGGGGCGCGAGTCCCAGATAAGGATCATCCTGAACAAGGCCGACAACCTGGCCACACAGATGCTCATGCGGGTCTATGGGGCCCTCTTCTGGAGCTTGGCCCCGCTCATCAACGTCACAGAGCCCCCTCGGGTTTACGTCAGCTCCTTCTGGCCACAAGACTACAAGCCTGACACCTACCGGGACCTGTTCCTCAAGGAAGAGATCTCACTCCTGGAAGACCTGAACCAGGTGATCGAGAACAGGTTGGAGAACAAGATCGCCTTCATCCGCCAGCATGCCATCCGGGTCCGCATTCATGCCCTCCTGGTGGACCGCTATCTGCAGACTTACAAGGACAAAATGACCTTCTTCAGTGACGGAGAACTGGTCTTTAAGGACATTGTGGAAGACCCTGACAAATTCTACATCTTCAAGACCATCCTGGCAAAGACCAATGTCAGCAAGTTTGACCTTCCCAACCGCGAGGCCTATAAGGACTTCTTTGGCATCAACCCCATCTCCAGTTTCAAGCTGTTGTCTCAGCAGTGCTCCTACATGGGGGGCTGTTTTCTGGAGAAGATTGAGCGGGCCATCACACAGGAGCTCCCCAGCCTCCTGggaagcctggggctggggaagaaTCCCAGTGCTCTCAACTGTGACAAAACAGGGTGTGGCGAGACCCCAAAGAATCGCTATAAGAAACACTAG
- the SRL gene encoding sarcalumenin isoform X2 translates to MRALVLLCCFVASLLLPGQTELQVSASGGTEDVGNLLENHFSAGDATLEEKERALYAEAAPREKTLLLHSPDGREAEGSEQTAAGAPAAAAAAAAATGPGSGPEASLSNASASKSAAPGDPAGPGQEEAGPPGGEDGPEEELGLGEGPGQEGVSGEAKGQTGSSMVPEEAKEVVGDHAEQGAAVGTAQLEGSGGIEVKEAHAPETQQEDSPGPDQEPKVPDGTLDLDTETEEGAEDHGEPTLTLASETGSAQSFEAGGTQEAQRPEAQAPGLTEEGLDVSSEEESGDNSGDEEGEGAVSEESEEDSGDGASSEEEEEEKEEEQEQEEQEEGGTLEEAGEPQEAAATASPGDEGTQLISEESNTGPEGDETEEPDEGPQEVEDVSEEVPMRDRSHIEKTLMLNEDKPVDDYSVVLQRLRKIYHSSIKPLEQSYKYNELRQHEITDGEITSKPMVLFLGPWSVGKSTMINYLLGLENTRYQLYTGAEPTTSEFTVLMHGPKLKTIEGIVMAADSARSFSPLEKFGQNFLEKLIGIEVPHKLLERVTFVDTPGIIENRKQQERGYPFNDVCQWFIDRADLIFVVFDPTKLDVGLELEMLFRQLKGRESQIRIILNKADNLATQMLMRVYGALFWSLAPLINVTEPPRVYVSSFWPQDYKPDTYRDLFLKEEISLLEDLNQVIENRLENKIAFIRQHAIRVRIHALLVDRYLQTYKDKMTFFSDGELVFKDIVEDPDKFYIFKTILAKTNVSKFDLPNREAYKDFFGINPISSFKLLSQQCSYMGGCFLEKIERAITQELPSLLGSLGLGKNPSALNCDKTGCGETPKNRYKKH, encoded by the exons AACTGCAAGTTTCCGCCTCGGGTGGCACAGAAGATGTTGGCAATTTGTTGGAGAATCATTTCTCTGCTGGAGATGCAACTctagaggagaaggaaagggcgCTTTATGCGGAGGCCGCCCCTCGAGAGAAGACCCTACTCCTTCACTCCCCGGATGGCAGGGAGGCTGAGGGCTCGGAGCAGACAGCCGCCGGGGcccccgctgctgctgctgctgctgccgccgccaccGGCCCGGGCTCTGGTCCCGAAGCCAGCCTCTCCAATGCCTCAGCCTCAAAGTCAGCTGCCCCCGGGGACCCTGCGGGGCCTGGGCAGGAAGAAGCAGGCCCACCAGGAGGGGAGGATGGGCCTGAGGAAGAGCTGGGTTTGGGAGAGGGCCCAGGACAGGAGGGGGTTTCTGGGGAGGCCAAAGGACAGACTGGGAGTAGCATGGTCCCTGAAGAGGCCAAAGAAGTCGTAGGCGACCACGCCGAGCAGGGGGCAGCAGTAGGGACCGCACAGCTTGAAGGCTCGGGGGGCATAGAGGTCAAGGAGGCCCATGCCCCAGAGACACAGCAGGAGGACAGTCCAGGGCCTGATCAGGAGCCAAAGGTGCCAGACGGAACCTTGGACCTGGACACAGAAACTGAGGAGGGGGCCGAGGACCACGGGGAGCCCACCCTCACCCTGGCCTCGGAGACCGGCAGTGCACAGAGCTTTGAGGCGGGGGGCACCCAGGAGGCCCAGCGCCCTGAGGCCCAGGCACCAGGGCTAACTGAGGAGGGCCTGGATGTCTCCTCTGAAGAGGAGAGTGGTGACAACAGCGgagatgaggaaggagaaggcGCTGTGTCCGAAGAATCTGAGGAGGACAGTGGTGACGGGGCTAGttcagaagaagaggaggaagaaaaagaagaagaacaagaacaagaagaacaagaagaagggGGCACCCTGGAGGAAGCCGGGGAACCCCAGGAAGCAGCAGCAACCGCAAGCCCTGGGGACGAGGGGACCCAACTGATCTCAGAGGAATCAAATACAGGGCCCGAGGGGGACGAGACAGAGGAACCCGACGAGGGGCCTCAGG AGGTGGAGGATGTGAGTGAAGAAGTCCCGATGAGGGACCGCTCCCACATCGAGAAAACTCTGATGCTGAATGAGGACAAGCCTGTTGATGATTACTCTG TGGTGCTGCAGCGGCTTCGGAAGATCTACCATTCGTCCATCAAGCCCTTGGAGCAGTCTTACAAATACAACGAGCTTCGGCAGCACGAGATCACAG ATGGGGAGATTACTTCCAAGCCAATGGTGCTGTTCCTGGGACCGTGGAGCGTTGGCAAATCCACCATGATAAACTACCTCCTTGGGTTGGAAAACACTCGCTACCAGCTCTATACAG GTGCTGAGCCCACCACCTCTGAGTTCACGGTCCTCATGCACGGGCCCAAGCTGAAAACCATCGAGGGTATTGTCATGGCTGCTGATAGCGCCCGGTCCTTCTCCCCCCTTGAGAAATTTGGCCAGAATTTCCTGGAGAAGCTGATTGGCATCGAGGTTCCCCACAAACTTCTGGAGCGGGTCACTTTTGTGGATACACCAGGCATCATCGAGAACCGCAAGCAGCAAGAAAGAG GTTACCCCTTCAACGACGTGTGCCAGTGGTTCATCGACAGGGCAGACCTCATCTTTGTTGTCTTTGACCCAACCAAGCTGGATGTGGGTCTGGAGCTGGAGATGCTCTTCCGCCAGCTGAAGGGGCGCGAGTCCCAGATAAGGATCATCCTGAACAAGGCCGACAACCTGGCCACACAGATGCTCATGCGGGTCTATGGGGCCCTCTTCTGGAGCTTGGCCCCGCTCATCAACGTCACAGAGCCCCCTCGGGTTTACGTCAGCTCCTTCTGGCCACAAGACTACAAGCCTGACACCTACCGGGACCTGTTCCTCAAGGAAGAGATCTCACTCCTGGAAGACCTGAACCAGGTGATCGAGAACAGGTTGGAGAACAAGATCGCCTTCATCCGCCAGCATGCCATCCGGGTCCGCATTCATGCCCTCCTGGTGGACCGCTATCTGCAGACTTACAAGGACAAAATGACCTTCTTCAGTGACGGAGAACTGGTCTTTAAGGACATTGTGGAAGACCCTGACAAATTCTACATCTTCAAGACCATCCTGGCAAAGACCAATGTCAGCAAGTTTGACCTTCCCAACCGCGAGGCCTATAAGGACTTCTTTGGCATCAACCCCATCTCCAGTTTCAAGCTGTTGTCTCAGCAGTGCTCCTACATGGGGGGCTGTTTTCTGGAGAAGATTGAGCGGGCCATCACACAGGAGCTCCCCAGCCTCCTGggaagcctggggctggggaagaaTCCCAGTGCTCTCAACTGTGACAAAACAGGGTGTGGCGAGACCCCAAAGAATCGCTATAAGAAACACTAG